One genomic segment of Clostridium estertheticum subsp. estertheticum includes these proteins:
- the galT gene encoding UDP-glucose--hexose-1-phosphate uridylyltransferase, with protein MKLLGDDNMAVNISSEVQKLLYYAINKHLIAQEDLIYTKNRLLETLSLDEIKEENIEDKEYEVQQVLDNINLWACDNKVINDDGIIARDLFDTKIMACLIGRPSEIIKEFKRLYKESPQKATDYFYKLSISSNYIRWERVQKDLKWKVATSYGDIDITINLSKPEKDPKEIARAKNLKSSAYPSCLLCKENEGYAGRINHPARGNHRLIPVILDKDKWFLQYSPYVYYNEHCIILNGEHVPMKICKETFKRLLDFVEQYPHYFVGSNADLPIVGGSILSHDHFQGGNYEFAMAKAPIEEEFNIKGYKGVTIGRVNWPMSVVRINGKDKETLVKLADHILKVWKNYSDESVSISAFTGEAAHNAITPIARRRGESYEIDLVLRNNRISAQYPDGIFHPHKELHNIKKENIGLIEVMGLAVLPARLKTEIKELSYYLVNNKDKNIFMELDNKEDLIKHKEWAIKLTQKYSDINEKNVDEILKKEIGIVFSKVLEQAGVFKTDVKGKQAFNTFINSL; from the coding sequence ATGAAACTACTAGGAGATGATAACATGGCAGTAAATATTTCAAGTGAGGTCCAAAAGTTGCTTTATTATGCAATAAATAAGCATTTAATAGCTCAAGAGGATTTAATATATACAAAAAACAGACTTCTAGAAACTTTATCTTTAGATGAGATTAAGGAAGAAAACATTGAAGATAAAGAATATGAAGTTCAACAAGTTTTGGATAATATAAATTTGTGGGCGTGCGACAATAAAGTAATAAACGATGATGGCATAATTGCTAGGGATTTATTTGACACAAAAATAATGGCTTGTTTAATAGGCAGGCCATCAGAAATAATAAAAGAATTTAAAAGGCTTTATAAGGAAAGTCCCCAAAAAGCAACGGATTATTTTTATAAATTAAGTATAAGTTCAAATTATATACGATGGGAAAGAGTACAAAAGGATTTAAAATGGAAAGTAGCAACAAGTTATGGAGATATAGATATTACTATTAATTTATCTAAACCTGAAAAGGATCCAAAAGAAATTGCCAGAGCTAAAAATTTAAAATCAAGTGCTTACCCTTCTTGTTTACTTTGCAAAGAAAATGAGGGGTATGCAGGTAGAATAAATCATCCAGCTAGAGGAAATCATAGGCTTATACCTGTTATATTAGATAAAGATAAATGGTTTTTACAATACTCTCCTTATGTTTATTACAATGAACATTGTATAATATTAAATGGTGAACATGTGCCAATGAAAATATGCAAGGAAACATTTAAAAGGTTACTAGATTTTGTGGAGCAATATCCACACTATTTCGTAGGGTCTAATGCAGATCTTCCTATAGTTGGAGGATCAATATTAAGTCATGATCATTTCCAAGGTGGAAACTATGAATTTGCTATGGCAAAGGCACCTATAGAGGAAGAATTTAATATTAAAGGATACAAGGGAGTAACAATTGGTAGAGTTAATTGGCCTATGAGTGTTGTTAGAATAAATGGTAAAGATAAGGAAACACTTGTAAAACTTGCAGATCACATTTTGAAAGTTTGGAAGAATTATTCTGATGAGAGTGTTTCCATAAGTGCATTTACGGGTGAGGCTGCTCATAACGCAATAACCCCTATAGCCAGAAGAAGAGGAGAATCATACGAGATAGATTTAGTTCTAAGAAATAATAGAATATCAGCTCAGTATCCAGATGGAATTTTTCATCCTCATAAAGAGTTACATAACATAAAGAAAGAAAATATTGGACTCATCGAAGTTATGGGACTTGCAGTTTTACCTGCAAGATTAAAAACAGAGATAAAAGAGCTAAGTTATTATTTAGTAAATAATAAAGATAAAAATATATTTATGGAACTAGACAATAAAGAAGACCTTATAAAACATAAAGAATGGGCAATAAAGCTCACTCAAAAATATTCGGATATTAATGAAAAAAATGTTGATGAAATATTAAAAAAAGAAATAGGTATTGTATTTTCAAAGGTTCTAGAACAGGCTGGAGTATTTAAAACAGATGTTAAAGGAAAACAAGCTTTTAATACATTTATTAATAGTTTATAG
- a CDS encoding galactokinase, with the protein MINKLKDMFKRVYKCEAEKVFFAPGRVNLIGEHTDYNGGNVFPCAITFGTYALIKKRTDKKIRFYSENFEELGIMEINIDDMKYNKEHDWANYPKGVIWVFENNGMKIDSGFDILFYGNIPNGAGLSSSASIEVVTGVVLKDLYNFDLSMIDIVKYSQKAENEYVGVNCGIMDQFAIGMGKKDKAILLDTNTLKYQYSSIKLDGASIVISNTNKRRGLADSKYNERRSECETALKDLQSELKINALCEINEDVFEKNRHLIKNEVCARRAKHAIYENQRTLKAVKALENKDIKLFGELMNKSHISLRDDYEVTGIELDTLVEIAWKMPGVIGSRMTGAGFGGCTVSIVKDEFVDDFIKNVGEEYKNKIGYEAIFYVAQIGDGARKL; encoded by the coding sequence ATGATTAATAAATTAAAAGATATGTTTAAGAGGGTTTATAAATGCGAGGCTGAAAAGGTTTTTTTCGCTCCAGGTAGAGTAAATTTAATAGGAGAGCATACAGATTATAACGGCGGTAATGTTTTTCCATGTGCAATAACTTTTGGTACTTATGCACTAATTAAAAAGCGAACTGATAAAAAGATAAGATTTTATTCAGAGAATTTTGAAGAATTAGGAATAATGGAAATAAATATAGATGACATGAAATACAACAAAGAGCACGATTGGGCAAATTATCCTAAGGGAGTAATTTGGGTTTTTGAAAATAACGGTATGAAAATAGATAGTGGATTTGATATATTATTTTACGGAAATATACCAAATGGCGCAGGATTATCTTCTTCAGCATCTATTGAGGTAGTTACAGGGGTTGTTTTAAAGGATTTATATAATTTTGACCTTAGTATGATAGATATCGTTAAGTATAGTCAAAAGGCGGAAAATGAATATGTAGGTGTAAATTGTGGTATTATGGATCAATTTGCTATAGGTATGGGTAAAAAAGATAAAGCAATACTATTAGATACAAATACATTAAAATATCAATATTCAAGCATTAAGCTTGACGGAGCATCTATAGTAATATCAAACACGAATAAAAGAAGAGGTCTTGCTGATTCTAAATATAATGAAAGAAGATCAGAATGTGAAACTGCTCTTAAAGATTTACAAAGTGAACTTAAAATTAATGCTCTTTGTGAAATAAATGAAGATGTATTTGAAAAAAACAGACATCTTATAAAAAATGAAGTATGTGCGAGACGTGCAAAACATGCCATTTATGAAAATCAAAGAACCTTAAAAGCTGTAAAAGCACTTGAAAATAAAGATATAAAATTATTTGGTGAGTTAATGAACAAGTCGCATATATCATTAAGAGATGATTATGAAGTTACAGGAATAGAACTCGATACTTTAGTTGAAATTGCATGGAAAATGCCAGGTGTAATTGGGTCAAGAATGACAGGAGCTGGTTTTGGTGGATGCACAGTAAGTATAGTTAAAGATGAGTTTGTAGATGATTTCATTAAAAATGTTGGGGAAGAATATAAGAATAAAATAGGATACGAAGCAATCTTTTATGTAGCTCAAATAGGTGATGGTGCAAGAAAACTATAA
- the arcC gene encoding carbamate kinase, giving the protein MSRIVIALGGNALQANPKDTTAEAQLITAGQTSETIVDLIEEGHEVIIAHGNGPQVGQLVATYEAAASINENSPVMPFPECGAMSQGYIGYHLQQSIRAEMRKRGINKEVATVITQVIVDANDPGFKNPTKPVGSFFTQEQANKLMTEKGYTMKEDSNRGWRRVVASPLPIDIVEKPIIKTLVDAGHIVITVGGGGIPVIDMGNGNLKGVPAVIDKDFASCKIAELINADLLVVLTAVEQVAINFGKPNQKNLSKITVEEAKTYMKEGQFAPGSMLPKIKAALIFVEAKEGRKAIITSLEKAKDAIREVAGTIITK; this is encoded by the coding sequence ATGTCAAGAATAGTAATTGCACTTGGGGGGAATGCCCTTCAAGCAAATCCGAAAGATACTACAGCAGAAGCTCAGTTAATAACAGCTGGGCAAACTTCAGAGACTATTGTAGATTTAATTGAAGAAGGTCATGAGGTTATTATTGCTCATGGTAATGGACCTCAAGTAGGTCAACTTGTAGCTACGTATGAGGCCGCAGCTTCTATAAATGAAAATAGTCCAGTAATGCCATTTCCTGAATGCGGTGCTATGAGTCAAGGATATATAGGATATCATTTACAACAAAGCATTAGGGCAGAGATGAGAAAAAGAGGAATAAATAAAGAAGTTGCTACCGTAATTACTCAAGTAATAGTAGATGCAAATGACCCTGGATTTAAGAACCCAACTAAGCCAGTAGGTTCTTTCTTTACACAGGAGCAGGCTAATAAATTAATGACTGAAAAAGGATATACAATGAAGGAAGATTCTAATAGAGGGTGGAGACGAGTTGTGGCATCTCCATTACCAATTGATATAGTTGAAAAACCTATTATTAAGACATTAGTTGATGCTGGACATATTGTTATAACTGTTGGTGGGGGCGGTATACCTGTAATTGATATGGGTAATGGTAACCTTAAGGGAGTACCAGCTGTAATAGACAAAGATTTTGCTTCTTGTAAAATAGCGGAATTAATAAATGCTGATCTTCTTGTTGTGCTTACAGCAGTTGAGCAAGTTGCTATTAACTTTGGCAAACCAAATCAAAAGAACCTTTCAAAAATAACAGTAGAAGAAGCTAAAACTTATATGAAAGAAGGACAATTTGCTCCTGGTTCCATGCTTCCAAAAATAAAAGCTGCTCTTATATTCGTCGAAGCAAAAGAGGGTAGAAAAGCAATTATAACATCTCTTGAAAAAGCTAAGGATGCAATAAGAGAAGTAGCGGGTACAATAATAACAAAATAG
- a CDS encoding aminotransferase, translating to MNIASFGVEEWLNVWENDAIYDIAGSSIASFSLEEIISIDGTTPKEFFDGLLKTKMNYGWIEGSPDFKKEVSKLYKNVPPENILQTNGATGANLLALYSLIEPGDHVISMHPSYQQLYDIPKSFGAEVDFWEIYEENDWLPKLNELKKLIRPNTKLICLNNANNPTGTIFDDDFLKEIVKIASNVGAYILVDEVYKPLDSSIVVSSIVDLYDKGISTNSLSKTYSVPGIRVGWIASNTELADSFRKYRDYTMICAGVFDDYLAVHVLKNKELVYDRNKKIVHTNLEIVKEWVKNEPRVSLVFPKYVSTSFIKLDIPIDVEQFCIDILKEKGVLLVPGNRFDVPGHARLGYCTHTEILKNGLKELSAYLRKFDK from the coding sequence ATGAACATTGCAAGTTTTGGCGTTGAAGAATGGTTAAATGTTTGGGAAAATGATGCTATTTATGATATAGCAGGAAGTTCCATTGCATCATTTTCATTAGAAGAAATAATATCTATAGATGGTACAACTCCAAAGGAATTTTTTGATGGACTATTAAAAACAAAAATGAACTATGGATGGATAGAAGGTTCTCCAGACTTTAAAAAAGAAGTTAGTAAACTATATAAAAATGTTCCACCTGAAAATATTTTGCAAACAAATGGAGCAACTGGTGCAAATCTTTTAGCATTATACTCATTAATCGAGCCCGGTGATCATGTAATTTCGATGCATCCTAGTTATCAGCAATTATATGATATTCCGAAATCTTTTGGTGCCGAAGTAGACTTCTGGGAAATTTATGAAGAAAATGATTGGTTACCAAAGCTTAATGAACTAAAAAAATTAATACGTCCAAATACAAAATTAATTTGTTTAAATAATGCAAACAATCCTACTGGAACTATATTTGATGATGACTTTCTAAAAGAAATAGTAAAAATTGCGAGTAATGTTGGTGCTTATATCTTAGTTGATGAAGTATATAAACCTTTAGACTCCTCAATTGTTGTTTCTTCAATAGTAGACTTGTACGATAAAGGAATTTCGACTAACAGCTTATCAAAAACATATTCAGTTCCAGGAATACGTGTTGGTTGGATTGCTAGCAATACAGAACTCGCAGATTCATTTAGAAAATATCGGGACTATACTATGATTTGTGCAGGCGTTTTTGATGATTATCTAGCTGTTCATGTATTAAAAAATAAGGAATTAGTCTACGATAGAAATAAAAAAATTGTTCATACGAATTTAGAGATTGTTAAGGAATGGGTTAAAAATGAGCCGCGTGTTTCATTAGTATTCCCGAAATATGTTTCTACATCATTTATTAAATTAGATATACCTATTGATGTTGAGCAATTTTGTATAGATATTTTAAAAGAAAAAGGGGTCCTTTTAGTACCTGGCAATCGTTTTGATGTTCCGGGACATGCTAGATTAGGTTACTGTACACATACAGAAATATTAAAAAATGGATTAAAAGAGTTATCTGCTTATTTAAGAAAGTTTGATAAATAA
- the arcD gene encoding arginine-ornithine antiporter, which translates to MADKSKKLGVFSLTALVITSSIGAGIFNISGDLASGAAAGPAIIAWIIVGFGILMLSLSFNNLLLKKPELNGIFSYAEDGFGKFGGFISGWGYWLSAWLGNVAFATMLMSTLSYFFPVFGNGQNVASIIGASIIMWVLTYIVNRGVEEAALINTVVTIFKLIPIFLFIVIGIVAFKVDLFTNHFWGNISTNFKLSDIFSQVKSCMMVMMWVFVGIEGASMLSSRANKKSEAGRATILGLIGLLTIYILASMIPYGVMSKDQLAKLATPSMAYILKDIVGPWGAAFINVGLIISISGAWLSWTMLPSETTLLMARSKLLPKVFGKVNKAGAPTFSLIITAVLTQLFIFTFLFTDKAYQFAYSLCTAAILVCYLFVGLYQFKISYLNRHEKGQIKQIIVGLITVIFETWAIVVSGLNYTLLCLIAYIPGIVFFAMARKENGEKNWLTKRQAILTALIVIGAIYIISQLATRKVAI; encoded by the coding sequence ATGGCTGATAAATCTAAAAAATTAGGCGTATTTTCACTAACAGCACTAGTTATTACTTCCTCAATAGGTGCTGGTATATTTAATATATCGGGTGATTTAGCATCAGGTGCTGCTGCAGGACCTGCAATTATTGCATGGATAATTGTTGGTTTTGGCATTTTAATGTTATCGTTATCTTTTAACAATTTATTATTAAAAAAACCTGAATTAAATGGTATCTTCAGCTATGCAGAAGATGGTTTTGGAAAATTTGGAGGGTTCATTAGTGGATGGGGGTATTGGTTATCCGCATGGCTTGGTAATGTAGCATTTGCCACAATGCTAATGAGTACACTTTCATATTTCTTTCCTGTCTTTGGAAATGGTCAAAATGTTGCCTCGATTATTGGTGCAAGTATTATTATGTGGGTACTTACCTACATAGTTAATAGAGGCGTTGAGGAAGCTGCTCTTATAAATACAGTAGTTACCATATTTAAATTAATACCTATCTTTTTATTCATAGTAATAGGTATTGTAGCTTTTAAGGTAGATTTATTCACAAATCATTTTTGGGGTAACATATCTACTAATTTTAAGCTATCAGATATATTCTCACAAGTTAAAAGTTGTATGATGGTAATGATGTGGGTTTTTGTTGGTATAGAAGGAGCTTCTATGTTATCTTCTCGTGCTAATAAAAAATCTGAAGCTGGAAGAGCAACTATTCTTGGGTTAATAGGATTATTAACTATTTATATTCTTGCTTCAATGATTCCTTATGGTGTTATGAGTAAAGATCAGTTAGCGAAATTAGCTACTCCTTCAATGGCTTATATTTTAAAAGATATTGTTGGACCTTGGGGAGCTGCATTTATAAATGTAGGTTTGATAATCTCGATTTCAGGTGCATGGTTATCTTGGACGATGTTACCATCTGAAACAACTCTTTTAATGGCTCGTTCAAAATTATTACCAAAAGTGTTTGGTAAGGTAAATAAAGCTGGTGCCCCAACTTTTTCTTTAATTATCACAGCAGTATTAACTCAATTGTTTATTTTTACTTTCTTATTTACCGATAAGGCATACCAATTTGCGTATTCTCTTTGTACCGCGGCAATACTCGTATGTTACTTATTTGTTGGATTGTACCAATTTAAAATATCTTATCTAAACAGACATGAAAAAGGACAAATAAAACAAATAATAGTAGGTTTAATTACTGTGATTTTTGAAACATGGGCAATAGTAGTTTCAGGACTAAACTATACTTTACTATGCCTTATAGCTTATATTCCTGGAATTGTGTTCTTTGCCATGGCTAGAAAAGAAAATGGTGAAAAGAACTGGTTAACAAAGAGACAAGCTATATTGACTGCTTTAATTGTTATAGGAGCAATATATATCATTTCCCAATTAGCTACAAGAAAAGTTGCTATTTAA
- the argF gene encoding ornithine carbamoyltransferase, translating into MMFNLRNRNFLTLMDFTPKEINYFLDLAADLKKAKYAGTEQQNLKGKNIALIFEKSSTRTRCAFEVGALDQGAHVTYLGPTGTQIGKKESVADTARVLGRMYDGIEYRGYGQDIVEDLAKYAGVPVWNGLTTEDHPTQILADFLTIKEHFDKPLSDISFVYAGDGRNNMANALMIGAAKMGMDFRIVSPKSLFPETALVQKCNEIAKETGAKITITDNVDAGVKNADVIYTDVWVSMGEADEVWASRIKLLRPYQVNMEMLNKTGNKNVKFMHCLPAFHDLKTIVGKEIFEKYGLEGLEVTDEVFESKHSIVFDEAENRMHTIKAVMVATLGN; encoded by the coding sequence ATTATGTTTAACTTAAGAAACAGAAACTTTTTAACTTTGATGGATTTTACTCCAAAGGAAATAAACTACTTTTTGGATTTAGCTGCGGATTTAAAAAAAGCTAAGTATGCAGGTACAGAGCAGCAGAACTTAAAAGGTAAAAACATCGCTCTAATATTTGAAAAAAGTTCTACAAGAACAAGATGTGCCTTCGAAGTAGGAGCACTTGACCAAGGAGCACATGTAACTTACCTTGGACCTACAGGGACTCAAATAGGTAAAAAAGAATCTGTAGCAGATACAGCGAGAGTTCTTGGAAGAATGTATGATGGAATAGAATATAGAGGATATGGTCAAGATATTGTTGAAGATTTAGCTAAATATGCAGGAGTACCTGTATGGAACGGTTTAACAACTGAGGACCATCCAACACAAATTCTTGCAGATTTTTTAACTATAAAAGAACACTTTGACAAACCATTAAGCGACATTTCATTTGTATATGCTGGTGATGGAAGAAACAATATGGCAAATGCATTGATGATAGGTGCTGCTAAAATGGGTATGGACTTTAGAATCGTGTCACCTAAGAGCTTATTCCCAGAAACAGCATTAGTTCAAAAATGTAATGAAATTGCAAAAGAAACAGGAGCAAAAATAACTATTACAGATAATGTGGATGCAGGAGTTAAAAATGCAGATGTAATATACACAGATGTATGGGTTTCTATGGGTGAAGCAGATGAGGTTTGGGCATCAAGAATAAAACTATTAAGACCATACCAAGTTAATATGGAAATGCTTAATAAGACAGGCAATAAGAATGTTAAATTTATGCATTGTCTACCAGCATTCCATGACTTAAAGACTATCGTAGGAAAAGAAATATTTGAAAAATATGGTCTTGAAGGTTTAGAAGTTACGGATGAAGTATTTGAAAGTAAACATTCTATTGTATTTGATGAAGCGGAAAATAGGATGCATACAATCAAAGCTGTTATGGTTGCTACACTTGGAAACTAG
- the arcA gene encoding arginine deiminase, with protein sequence MDSFINVTSEIGKLNKVMLHRPGREIENLTPELLERLLFDDIPYLEVARKEHDIFAKLLKENDVEVLYLEELVTEALGDDKVKKIFLQQFLQESHISNKEIYKSLYDYLMSKPTGEMIDTLMAGVRKNEIEVKEMHSLRGLIGNQYPFYLDPMPNLYFTRDPGASIGNGITINTMQTEARRRETLFLEFIHEYHKSFKEKEVPLWYDRNLPNNIEGGDELVLSATTLAIGCSQRTSPEAIEVVARNLFAKHTSFEKVLVLEIPSSRAFMHLDTVFTMVDYDKFTIHPEIEGPLNVFEITKGLNGEINIKQEKNVLQNVLKSALKVPSVELIRCGGGDSIVAAREQWNDGSNTLAIAPGKVITYERNYITNEILSKRGITVITMPSAELSRGRGGPRCMSMPLNRDNL encoded by the coding sequence ATGGATTCATTTATAAATGTAACTTCGGAAATAGGAAAACTTAATAAAGTAATGTTACATAGACCAGGTAGAGAAATAGAAAATTTAACACCAGAACTTCTTGAAAGATTGCTTTTTGATGATATTCCTTATTTAGAGGTAGCCAGAAAAGAGCACGATATTTTTGCAAAGCTTTTAAAGGAAAACGATGTTGAGGTTCTTTATCTAGAAGAACTTGTTACAGAGGCTTTGGGGGATGATAAAGTAAAAAAAATATTTTTACAGCAGTTCTTACAAGAAAGCCACATTAGCAATAAAGAAATATATAAATCTCTTTATGATTATTTAATGTCAAAGCCTACTGGAGAAATGATTGATACACTTATGGCTGGAGTTAGAAAAAATGAGATAGAGGTTAAGGAAATGCATTCTCTAAGAGGATTAATAGGAAATCAGTATCCATTCTACTTAGATCCTATGCCAAATCTTTACTTTACTCGTGATCCGGGTGCTTCAATTGGAAATGGTATTACTATAAATACTATGCAAACTGAAGCAAGAAGGCGTGAAACATTGTTCCTAGAATTTATTCATGAATATCATAAATCTTTTAAAGAGAAGGAAGTACCACTTTGGTATGATAGGAATCTTCCTAATAATATAGAAGGTGGGGACGAGCTTGTATTATCTGCTACAACTCTTGCAATAGGATGTAGTCAAAGGACCTCACCTGAAGCAATAGAAGTGGTAGCAAGGAATTTATTTGCAAAACACACTTCTTTTGAAAAGGTATTAGTATTAGAAATTCCATCAAGCAGAGCATTTATGCATCTTGATACTGTATTTACTATGGTTGATTATGATAAATTTACAATACACCCAGAGATAGAAGGACCACTTAATGTTTTTGAAATTACAAAGGGTCTTAATGGGGAAATAAATATTAAACAAGAAAAAAATGTATTGCAAAATGTATTAAAATCCGCATTAAAGGTACCTTCAGTTGAATTGATAAGATGCGGTGGTGGTGATTCTATTGTAGCAGCAAGAGAACAATGGAATGATGGATCAAACACTCTAGCTATTGCACCAGGAAAGGTTATAACTTATGAACGAAATTATATCACAAATGAAATTTTATCTAAACGTGGTATAACAGTTATAACAATGCCAAGTGCTGAATTATCAAGAGGAAGAGGCGGCCCTAGATGTATGAGCATGCCACTAAATAGAGATAACTTATAA
- a CDS encoding amino acid permease, with translation MKSNNNEIKEVLDKSKGLERSLSSRHIQMYTLGSTIGTGIFLASGYVIHNAGPGGAVVAYLIGALIMYLMMSCLGELTVAMPVSGNVQAYATEFISPAIGFTSGWMKWISCAVTVTAQLVASAIIMKNIFPTVNSLVWIVAFTILLVLLNVLPARNYGETEFWFASVKIIAVVLFVIVGIGIMTGVIGGKSIGFTNFVNDGGAFPNGFKAIVVCMLSAIFAFGGSDLIATAAGESKNPGVEMPKAIKGYVISITLIYVVCVILIGCVLPWREANLAGSPFAYMFKSAGISSAALLVNIIVVTSALSSANGFLYASTRTLWSLAKHKQAPKILAKLNKNKVPIYSLAISIAFASFAIVSSFIAADTVYLFLISLLASIDIFIYSIDCICQMRFRKRYISEGNKVEDLKYRTPFYPVTPILALILYGIIVIAMIFDPTEKIAVITGVPTIIILYISFKYFSKKIENTNVL, from the coding sequence ATGAAATCAAATAACAATGAAATAAAAGAGGTACTTGATAAATCTAAAGGACTTGAACGTAGTTTATCAAGTAGACACATTCAAATGTACACACTTGGCTCAACTATAGGTACGGGCATATTTTTAGCCTCAGGTTATGTTATACACAATGCGGGACCTGGTGGCGCGGTGGTTGCATATTTGATTGGTGCATTAATTATGTATCTAATGATGTCATGTCTTGGAGAACTAACAGTGGCAATGCCAGTTTCAGGTAATGTGCAAGCTTATGCAACAGAATTTATTAGCCCAGCAATAGGATTTACGTCTGGTTGGATGAAGTGGATAAGTTGTGCGGTAACAGTTACAGCTCAATTAGTCGCTTCAGCAATTATAATGAAAAATATATTTCCTACTGTAAATTCACTAGTTTGGATTGTTGCTTTTACTATCTTATTAGTTTTACTTAATGTACTTCCAGCTCGTAATTATGGTGAAACAGAATTTTGGTTTGCGAGTGTTAAGATTATCGCTGTAGTTCTCTTTGTTATTGTAGGAATTGGAATTATGACAGGTGTTATTGGAGGGAAATCAATTGGGTTCACGAATTTTGTAAATGATGGAGGAGCATTTCCTAATGGGTTTAAAGCCATTGTTGTATGTATGTTATCTGCTATCTTTGCATTTGGTGGGTCAGATCTTATTGCAACTGCAGCAGGTGAGAGTAAAAATCCAGGAGTTGAAATGCCAAAAGCCATAAAAGGATATGTAATTTCTATAACCTTAATTTATGTGGTATGTGTTATTTTAATTGGGTGTGTTCTTCCTTGGAGAGAAGCAAATCTTGCAGGTAGTCCTTTTGCTTATATGTTTAAAAGCGCCGGAATAAGTTCAGCTGCACTTCTAGTGAATATAATTGTTGTTACCTCAGCACTCTCGTCAGCAAATGGTTTTTTATATGCAAGTACAAGGACATTATGGTCTCTTGCAAAGCATAAACAAGCACCAAAAATATTAGCAAAATTGAATAAAAATAAAGTTCCAATATATTCACTTGCTATTTCTATTGCGTTTGCATCATTTGCGATCGTTTCTAGTTTTATAGCAGCGGATACAGTTTATCTTTTCTTAATCTCTCTTCTCGCTAGCATTGATATATTCATTTATTCAATAGATTGTATATGCCAAATGAGATTTCGAAAACGTTATATATCAGAAGGGAATAAGGTTGAGGATTTAAAATATAGAACTCCATTTTATCCAGTAACTCCAATTTTAGCGCTTATATTATATGGTATAATCGTAATTGCTATGATATTTGATCCAACAGAAAAAATAGCTGTTATTACAGGAGTTCCAACAATTATTATATTATATATTTCGTTTAAATACTTTTCTAAAAAGATAGAAAACACCAATGTTTTGTAA